The following coding sequences lie in one Dunckerocampus dactyliophorus isolate RoL2022-P2 chromosome 4, RoL_Ddac_1.1, whole genome shotgun sequence genomic window:
- the tmem161b gene encoding transmembrane protein 161B translates to MGVIGVQLVVTMVMASVIQKIIPHYSFARWLLCSGSLQWYQHPTEDELRNLAGKQKGLKRKDRKYNGHIDNKPLTVPKDIDLQLETKCITEVDTLALHYFPEFQWLVDFTVAATVVYLITELYYSVGQPSGEMNISVVWCLLVLAFVIKTLFSLTAHYFKLEEGGERSLCITFGFFFFVKAMAILIVTENYLEFGLETGFTNFSDSALQFLEHQGLESQGPISKLTFKLILAFLCALIGAFLTFPGLRLAQMHLDALNVTTAKFTQTLLHINFLSPLIMVLLWVKPITKDYIMNPTLGKDSLPLMAEQTYDTLRLWTIILMCALRLAMMRHHLQAYLNLAQKGVEQMKKEAGRISIVDLQKMVARVFYYLCVIALQYVAPLVMLLHTTLLLKTLGGHSWGFYLEEEELPCTYQMDSALGEAPIAPPVVEAGARASVAQLSVALGGLKTVFSPLLFRGLFSFFTWWIAACLFSTSLFGLFYHQYLMAA, encoded by the exons ATG GGTGTGATCGGAGTGCAGCTGGTGGTTACCATGGTAATGGCCAGTGTCATACAAAAAATCATACCTCATTATTCTTTCGCAAGATGGCTACTCTGCAGTGGCAG TCTACAGTGGTATCAGCACCCTACGGAAGATGAGCTGAGGAACCTCGCTGGGAAACAGAAAGGACTGAAGAGGaaagacag GAAGTACAATGGTCACATAGACAACAAGCCACTAACTGTACCCAAGGACATCGATCTACAGCTGGAGACAAAATGCATTACTGAAGTCGACACATTag CATTGCACTACTTCCCCGAGTTCCAGTGGTTGGTTGATTTCACAGTAGCGGCGACTGTGGTCTATCTCATAACGGAGCTGTACTACAGTGTGGGTCAGCCCTCAGGAGAGATGAACATCAGTGTGGTCTGGTGCCTGTTAGTGCTGGCCTTTGTCAT CAAGACCCTCTTCTCTCTGACGGCCCACTACTTTAAGCTAGAAGAAGGAGGCGAGCGCTCCCTGTGCATTACAtttggcttcttcttctttgtcaaaGCCATGGCCATTCTCATTGTTACTGAAAACTATCTGGAGTTTGGTTTGGAGACTG GTTTTACAAACTTTTCTGATAGTGCTCTACAGTTCCTGGAACACCAGGGCTTGGAGTCGCA GGGTCCCATATCAAAACTTACTTTCAAGCTAATATTAGCCTTTCTATGTGCCCTGATTGGAGCCTTTTTAACCTTCCCGGGACTGCGATTGGCTCAGATGCACCTCGACGCCCTCAATGTGACCACAGCCAAATTTACACA GACTTTGCTTCATATCAACTTCCTTTCTCCGCTCATCATGGTCCTGCTGTGGGTGAAGCCCATTACCAAGGACTACATAATGAACCCCACCCTTGGAAAGGACAGCTTGCCTTT GATGGCTGAGCAGACGTACGACACACTGCGGTTATGGACCATCATACTGATGTGTGCGCTGCGGCTCGCGATGATGAGGCATCATTTGCAGGCCTACCTCAACCTGGCTCAGAAGGGCGTGGAGCAGATGAAAAAGGAGGCAGGACGAATAAGTATCGTCGACCTGCAGAAGATG GTTGCACGTGTTTTTTACTACTTGTGTGTTATCGCACTCCAGTATGTGGCACCACTCGTGATGCTGCTGCATACAACATTGCTGCTAAAAACATTAG gtGGGCACTCGTGGGGGTTCTATCTTGAAGAAGAAGAGCTGCCCTGCACCTATCAGATGGACTCTGCACTGGGGGAAGCACCGATAGCACCCCCCGTGGTGGAGGCCGGAGCGCGGGCATCAGTAGCCCAACTATCAGTGGCCCTCGGGGGTCTGAAGACCGTCTTTAGTCCCTTGCTGTTCCGAGGCCTCTTCTCTTTCTTCACGTGGTGGATCGCCGCTTGCCTCTTCTCCACCTCCCTCTTCGGCCTCTTCTACCACCAATATCTCATGGCGGCGTAG